A genomic window from Lycium barbarum isolate Lr01 chromosome 4, ASM1917538v2, whole genome shotgun sequence includes:
- the LOC132635039 gene encoding deoxyribodipyrimidine photo-lyase isoform X2, translated as MASSIPVVQSGRIRVVKQGSGPLVGPVVYWMFRDQRIRDNWALIHAVDQANKANVPVAIAFNLFDQFLGAKARQLGFMLRGLEKLHRDLENTLQIPFFLFQGQAVDTIPDFLKECGASLLVTDFSPLRDVRSWKEKICERVGESVTVHEVDAHNIIPLWVASDKLEYSARTLRGKINKLLPDYLIELPAIGPPKIKWSSSNPPIDWPKIIADVVRKGAEVPEIEWCEPGEDAALEVLMGSKKGFLTTRLKNYSTDRNNPLKPQALSGLSPYLHFGQISAQRCALEAHKVRKHYTQLWNASQLEMVHHGKMHGFMRMYWAKKILEWTSGPEEALAITIYLNDKYHIDGRDPSGYVGCMWSICGVHDQGWRERPVFGKIRYMNYAGCKRKFNVDGYISYVKRLVGESKKRKAEVFFDKKAKELRS; from the exons ATGGCATCTTCGATTCCAGTTGTTCAGTCGGGTCGGATCCGGGTTGTAAAGCAAGGATCAGGACCGTTGGTTGGACCAGTGGTATATTGGATGTTCAGAGATCAACGGATAAGAGATAATTGGGCATTAATCCACGCCGTTGATCAAGCTAACAAGGCCAATGTACCTGTAGCTATTGCTTttaatttgtttgatcagtttTTAGGTGCAAAAGCTAGACAGTTAGGTTTTATGCTTAGAGGCCTTGAGAAACTTCACCGTGACCTGGAAAATACTCTTCAAATTCCATTTTTTCTAtttcag GGACAAGCTGTAGATACAATTCCCGATTTTCTGAAAGAATGTGGAGCTTCTCTTCTAGTAACGGATTTCTCACCTTTGAGAGATGTTCGGAGTTGGAAAGAAAAAATTTGTGAGAGGGTGGGTGAATCGGTAACAGTACACGAGGTTGATGCACACAATATTATTCCTCTTTGGGTGGCATCAGATAAATTGGAATACAGTGCTAGAACCCTACGGGGTAAAATAAATAAGCTGCTTCCGGACTATCTGATTGAATTGCCTGCAATAGGACCTCCCAAGATAAAGTGGTCTTCCTCAAATCCTCCAATAGATTGGCCAAAAATAATTGCAGATGTTGTAAG GAAAGGAGCAGAAGTTCCTGAAATTGAATGGTGTGAACCAGGTGAAGACGCTGCATTGGAAGTGCTAATGGGAAGTAAAAAAGGATTCCTGACTACCAGGTTGAAGAATTATTCAACGGACCGGAACAACCCTCTGAAACCCCAAGCACTTTCTGGTCTCTCTCCTTATTTGCACTTTGGGCAGATATCAGCGCAGAGATGTGCTTTAGAAGCACACAAAGTTCGGAAACATTATACTCAG CTTTGGAATGCTTCTCAATTAGAGATGGTTCATCATGGAAAAATGCATGGTTTTATGAG GATGTATTGGGCTAAAAAGATACTCGAATGGACAAGTGGACCGGAAGAAGCTCTGGCTATCACAATATATTTGAATGATAAG TATCATATTGATGGAAGGGATCCTAGTGGTTATGTTGGATGCATGTGGTCAATATGTGGAGTACACGACCAG GGTTGGCGAGAGCGCCCCGTATTTGGGAAAATCAGGTATATGAACTATGCAGGTTGCAAGAGGAAATTCAACGTGGATGGATATATTTCTTACGTTAAAAGGCTGGTAGGtgaaagcaaaaaaagaaaagcgGAAGTATTTTTCGACAAGAAGGCAAAAGAATTGCGTAGTTAG
- the LOC132635039 gene encoding deoxyribodipyrimidine photo-lyase isoform X1, translating to MASSIPVVQSGRIRVVKQGSGPLVGPVVYWMFRDQRIRDNWALIHAVDQANKANVPVAIAFNLFDQFLGAKARQLGFMLRGLEKLHRDLENTLQIPFFLFQGQAVDTIPDFLKECGASLLVTDFSPLRDVRSWKEKICERVGESVTVHEVDAHNIIPLWVASDKLEYSARTLRGKINKLLPDYLIELPAIGPPKIKWSSSNPPIDWPKIIADVVRKGAEVPEIEWCEPGEDAALEVLMGSKKGFLTTRLKNYSTDRNNPLKPQALSGLSPYLHFGQISAQRCALEAHKVRKHYTQAVDTFLEEMIVRRELADNFCYYQPRYDSLLGAWEWARKTLMEHASDKREHIYTREQLEKAQTADTLWNASQLEMVHHGKMHGFMRMYWAKKILEWTSGPEEALAITIYLNDKYHIDGRDPSGYVGCMWSICGVHDQGWRERPVFGKIRYMNYAGCKRKFNVDGYISYVKRLVGESKKRKAEVFFDKKAKELRS from the exons ATGGCATCTTCGATTCCAGTTGTTCAGTCGGGTCGGATCCGGGTTGTAAAGCAAGGATCAGGACCGTTGGTTGGACCAGTGGTATATTGGATGTTCAGAGATCAACGGATAAGAGATAATTGGGCATTAATCCACGCCGTTGATCAAGCTAACAAGGCCAATGTACCTGTAGCTATTGCTTttaatttgtttgatcagtttTTAGGTGCAAAAGCTAGACAGTTAGGTTTTATGCTTAGAGGCCTTGAGAAACTTCACCGTGACCTGGAAAATACTCTTCAAATTCCATTTTTTCTAtttcag GGACAAGCTGTAGATACAATTCCCGATTTTCTGAAAGAATGTGGAGCTTCTCTTCTAGTAACGGATTTCTCACCTTTGAGAGATGTTCGGAGTTGGAAAGAAAAAATTTGTGAGAGGGTGGGTGAATCGGTAACAGTACACGAGGTTGATGCACACAATATTATTCCTCTTTGGGTGGCATCAGATAAATTGGAATACAGTGCTAGAACCCTACGGGGTAAAATAAATAAGCTGCTTCCGGACTATCTGATTGAATTGCCTGCAATAGGACCTCCCAAGATAAAGTGGTCTTCCTCAAATCCTCCAATAGATTGGCCAAAAATAATTGCAGATGTTGTAAG GAAAGGAGCAGAAGTTCCTGAAATTGAATGGTGTGAACCAGGTGAAGACGCTGCATTGGAAGTGCTAATGGGAAGTAAAAAAGGATTCCTGACTACCAGGTTGAAGAATTATTCAACGGACCGGAACAACCCTCTGAAACCCCAAGCACTTTCTGGTCTCTCTCCTTATTTGCACTTTGGGCAGATATCAGCGCAGAGATGTGCTTTAGAAGCACACAAAGTTCGGAAACATTATACTCAG GCAGTTGACACATTTCTGGAGGAAATGATTGTGCGCAGAGAGCTTGCTGATAACTTCTGCTATTACCAGCCTCGATATGATTCATTACTGGGTGCATGGGAATGGGCACGTAAAACCTTGATGGAACATGCATCTGATAAGCGTGAACATATATACAC GCGAGAGCAACTGGAGAAGGCACAAACTGCAGACACT CTTTGGAATGCTTCTCAATTAGAGATGGTTCATCATGGAAAAATGCATGGTTTTATGAG GATGTATTGGGCTAAAAAGATACTCGAATGGACAAGTGGACCGGAAGAAGCTCTGGCTATCACAATATATTTGAATGATAAG TATCATATTGATGGAAGGGATCCTAGTGGTTATGTTGGATGCATGTGGTCAATATGTGGAGTACACGACCAG GGTTGGCGAGAGCGCCCCGTATTTGGGAAAATCAGGTATATGAACTATGCAGGTTGCAAGAGGAAATTCAACGTGGATGGATATATTTCTTACGTTAAAAGGCTGGTAGGtgaaagcaaaaaaagaaaagcgGAAGTATTTTTCGACAAGAAGGCAAAAGAATTGCGTAGTTAG